The sequence CTGACGTCACACTTAGTGTCCACTCTCTTCCTACAcagacacacatgtgcacacagaaTAGGCTGGTCTGAGGGGAATATGTGGCTTCTCTaggagggggggggatccttGGGTGCCACACCACCCCACAGTGTTGCTTGCTGCTGAGTCACCAAGCTTGTTAGGGAAAGGGCCCAGTGGTCAGGATTATGGTCTTGGGTGTAGGGAGTGTTTTCAACGGCTTGCCTCTCTTGGGGCTGTGCTGTTGCTGGGTCTTGCCTCCCTGTCTGCTGGCTCTCTGTGGAAGGATCAGAGTGGTGCCAGGAGCAGTGGCTAGAtaagcaggctcacctgggctacttAAGTCAGGGGTTATTTGAGGTtttattttatcttgtatattttaaatcAGGATTTGTAATTGAGCCAATGTTGAGAGAAAAATCTTGAAAAGTAAACTGACTTTATTGACATCACAGATGAAAAAGCATTGTTCAAGCTGGTTTTATGTGTCTGAAAGAGGAAAACAGGGCTAAATATATCACATTATTTGGGAACACATTTATTGTTGAAAAAGTCATAATATTGAAGTCTATAAAATATTGCTAAACCATTCTGCTATTTCCTCCCACTTTGACTTACTTTAAAAGTCTGTCCAAAAATTATCTCTTGTGACAAATGAATTGCTTATAAGTatataaacattgtttttatttaaaagatttctgtTCCATCTTGCCTCCAGCTGATCTTCAAGGCAGCTTATATGTGAATATTAAAATAATGCAAGAATATAATATAAGCcaggctcaaggttaactcagccttccttccttccgatgtcggtaaaatgagaacccagtttcctgggggtaaagtgtagatgactggggaaggcaatggcaaaccaccccatacaagtctgccaagaaaacgttgtgatgcaacgtccccctatgggtcagtaatgcttgcacaggggactacctttacctttataataTAAAAACAGGTTTTAAAACAGGACTAAGTTTCAAAGAAACCATAAAGGGACTAAATGCACAACAGGCAGcaactaaaaataataaagcagctCAGAATTATATCCCATTAAAGGCTTGAGAAAATAAGACAGGTTTATATTGGTGCCTAAAAGACAGTAGAGGTTAGTGTGTTTTATTGGGACACAACCACAGAAAAGGCCATGCAGGACCTCAGCTAATAATGGGCACGTTTCTAAAGAATCCTTCTAATGATCTATAGAGCACTAAATGATATGAGAGTATGATAATACCACCATCTGGAAACAAACCAGAAGCTTTTGGCTCTGACAACTATGTTCAATAAGGCAGCTCCTGGTTAACTACCTGATCACCATATGGTAAACTAGATGCAAATTCTGAATGCTTTTCAGAGGCAGCCCCATCTAACCTGACAGTCACTAAAATGTGAATAACAGGGGAAATTGGGAGTTTTCGACAAGAGGCTACAGCCTTGAGACATCATTCACCAATTGTGAATGATGTCTCAAGGCACATATACCTCTTAAGCACTGATAAGCTGGGTTGAATCTGGTAAGCATGCACAGGCTACGGACCTGACATTCCAGGGCTCTTCAGCACATATTCCAACCGTTTTAAGTATGCACATTTGTCATTCACACTTTATGTGATTACTAAAGCAATGCAACACCAGTGTAGTCATGGTAATGGTAATAAAATAGTTAAACCAAGCAAAGTTTGCTGGAGTTATCAGACAACAGAATGCTGAAGTAAGGATTTGAATTTGAAAAAGGAATAGTAGAAATTTTAGTGGAGGCTTAACTGAAGTTAAATCATAATAGATGAGGTTGTGACAATATAagaaatctctatggtaaaagggGGTATGGATTTAAAGGAGAAGCTAAAGTAGATGATAGATTGAAGAGCAGACATTGTCCGAGGGAACTGAAGGACAAATGatggaaagaagggaaagagtGCAATTTAAAGTCCTGTTTAGTATAAACACTTCTGTTCTTCCAACCAAAGCTACTTGTACAAGTTGAGAGTAGGAGTATACAGTACACTGGGGGCTTTGAATAACACCACTGATTTTCTTCCACCATGCCTTTCTTGCAGAGGATCTGCTACATAGGATCCCATGGCCTTGAAGTAATAGCATCCAGCTTTTCATAGCTAAAACATCAGCGTATGAAGAGGACACAGTTTGTACAGGCAGGAAGAGCATGGGGCTTGTTGAATATGCCATTGCTCTCCACAAAATGAGTTTACAGTTACATTCTGTTCAGACTCTGTATCAGAAGGACAGAGATAAAACTTGGCTCCTCCGAATTGGCTAAAGTCTAACCAATGAAACTGGTCATATGATCTGGACTTCAGATTTCCAGAATGTTGCATATCACCATGCATGTTGTCTGAAAACAGGTTGGATGACAAAGTTAGAGAGCTGTGTTGTCTTTCAGGTTGGGCTTTCACACCCTGTCTTACAAAACCAGGTATTTGCGGGGGTTGCATTGCTCCTGGTGTTTGCATCCTGCAAAATTGTAAGAGAGGCCTTAGCCCTGATTCATTCTCATCTTGACAGACACCTAATCCTTGGATATTACGTCTTGGTAAGCATGGGCAGTCCAAACATTGGCTACGACAAGGCAGAGGTGCACTGTGTTTGAGATAGTGAGCCTTGTATTGATCATCCACCATGTCCTCATATTTACCAGGGCTTCCAAGTATATTTCCAGAATACTGGGTACTAAGAGACAATGCAGAGAGTTGCTGCAACATGGCTTCTGTATGTTTCTCTTGACCTTCCTGTAATGCAGTTGAGTCATGTTGCCAGCTGCCTTGATGTATGCTTGGCCAGTCACTTGCTGAATTCCTGATGTCATCCTCCCACTGTGGAGAATTAGTGTGAAGTTCCTCAAAGTTGTGTGCTGAGCTGCTTTTCCTGCCAGTAACACTGTCCTCTCTCGGCCACACTGAACTGGATGTGTTCCTACCTTTGCTTGGGGGCGGATTTATCCTCAACTTTTCTTTCTCTGATCTCTGAGTAAGTGAATAGGACTTTGTCTGTGCTCGAAGTTCATCAGCCACCGAGATCTGATCACAATTAACTCTTTCGGGGTGGTAAAATTTACATTTGTTGCCATATGTACACTTTttgcctggaaagaaaaaaatgtggatAATTAGATAACACATGCCAATTACATCATTCAGAATTCATTGATGATTTATGGAAATATTGCAGGTCCAGGATTTTCTGGAAGTGTCTCATGTCTTTCATAGTACAAGACCACTACAATTGTAAAATAACCTGAGCATTCTTGTTTGGCAAACAAGAAGCACATCTCTGATATTTTGACTTTAGGAATGTATAGAGTAATGAGCATGATGGAAGAATGTAGTAAATTTCACAAGCTCaaatccagtctctggatttaatggGGCCACTGCCTTGCCATCATATTGGAGACAGAAGAATGGTCTTCTCTTTTTTTGTGGTCTCCActggttttttaaattattatttatttcaatatttatgtcCTTTCCATTAATTAACcaagttctttaaaaaatgacaaaaaattAAAACGATACcatgcaacaacaaaaaacacaacACTCCTTTTTGATCACATAAGACATTTTTTCAAGCCCTGCTTTCTGTCCCCCCACCTATAGAGACAAAAAAGGCTCTGAGCTGCTTCAATGGTAGCACCTTGCCGCTGGAATGTTCTCCCCGTTCAGGCTTGCCTGGTGACTCCCTTACTTTCCTGTAGGCAACAAAGCAAAATGTCTGTTTCTGCAGGCTCTAATGAAGGGGCACCTTCTATTTTTTTAGCTATTGAATGATCTACTCCTAGCCTGAGGAGTGCTTTATTGTCTTACTAAGTTTTGTTGTCATAAAGCTACCTCATGCAggcctggagaggcagcacacaACTTTTCTAGATAAATATTaacaaaacagaagaaaacaGCATATAGTCTACAGCTTACAAATTAAGAACCAGTCAGGAAATTCCAAATGCTCTCTAGATAAACTCGGTCTTTGGCTGAGAAATGCCAGCAGGACTGAAAGGAAGTGGACCTCTCCAGGAAGAGACTCAGTGCCACTGCCAAAAAACTCTGTCCTGCATCACCATCTACTTTTCTCAGATGGGCACACATGGAGCATACTTGCCCACTGGCAGCAAGTaatttttatttacgttatttatagtccgcctttctcagtgagactcaagacggattacagtATTAAGTCAATATGAACTACAGCTGGAACATCCCAGCTGGAACATGCATtaggttacagcaacagtcactacacagtagtatagtctgcaggcTGTATCCCTTTTCTAaagtatctttctgaaccatttcagtaCAGTGCAGCCCTCCAAATGTGTAAaagagccctcctgaataattagattttgcatagtttgcagaaaaccaaaagagtgggagccttcctgatcccatcaggcaggccactccataaTGGGGGGCTGCAACAAAGAATGTGCATGTTTCTCTTGCCCATTtgcatggtggcagcagcagaaggccctgctcagatgtgCAATGCTGTCACGGTGGAGTATTGGAGAAATGGTGGTCCTGCAGTTCTGTGGgttcaaggccatgaagagctttgtatgttatTGCccaaccttgaactgagcctggtaactgatgggtagccaatggagtgactgcagaatggggggtaatattcatgctcgtcctagctcctgataacaacCAAACttcagcgttctgcaccaactggagtctccaagttaactgagaggggagacctatgtaaagtACATTACAATAGCCTAGTCTCAATGTCACAATGGCATGGATCCCAGTGGCCAGATTAGCAAAGTCAGGGTAGTGGAgcatcttctgggctaaactgAATTGGATAGAAGTGGTTTTTCCCCATCTGTATTAACTCACTTCTCGAGCAGTAATGTTGGATCCAATATAAACTTTAGGCCTTTAACCAAGTCAGAAATGGCCAGCTGAACCCCATTAAAAGGGGGGAGTAcaaagaaggtgcctccagcTACTTCACTTGTTTATATTGTGGAGGGTGGGGGAGTCCAAGCTGGCTtgcactgcagaaacacatggaccaaggctgccatggccagaggcacactccctaATACAACCTCCACACCAGACAGTCTAACAAAACTAAATTGACTCTCTCCACAAAAACCCCAGtaccccctgagcaggctgaccagctacTTCACGTTGTTCTCAAAGATGAAAACTTCTACAAGTTTTTTCCCAGGGGCACATACACACAGATCAAGGATGTTACAGCCAAGGCacgctcccaaatgcaagctcatccctggggaagtccaacagaaccaatctGACACACACAGCCCAAACAAAACAGCATCCTCtaagcaggctgaccagccactttTAATTCCGTATGAGGACCAACATTACACCAAggaatcacccaaaccaaaatgaagccagactgaaaagggtccagagcagatGAAGTATCCAAGAAGactcttgcaactagaagcaaactgaagcaagggaatgagcacacacacacagagagtgaaccaaactgaaccaaggacactcttgcaacttagcccaacagaaccagtgtcattcacagcagccaggcactggatTCATCCAGTGGAGGAACactacagaacagaaccaagcagtatgcAGCCACAAGACAATGGCAGGTGCCGAGCACAGTTGCATAACACAAATCCCATTCCCACCCACTGGCTTCAGGCTATGAGAGGTACTCTTGGGAAACCCAAGTAATTCTCTTTGCAtcagccttcatcatcagccatCCCTCCCACctctgcaatgaggaaagttaacaATATTAGAACAACATAACAACACATTACATGATTTACATTAGCCATCCTTCCATCTCACCCCTGCAATGAGAAAAGTTAACATTAGAACCACAGCATATTAGAACCACACATTACATCAGCCATCCCTTccacccctgcaatgaggaaagttaagtTTAGTTAAACATTAGTTTCATTTAGGTGTATCTGTGGGTTTCCTCCGTGACACATGGTGTGCGTCGTTCTctgctttccctaacatctctcttaCTCTTTCCATCCCagtggcaagagaccaacagttTTGGGGCCTCTTTTCTCAATTATATGCAGAAATTCGTGCTAACATGTGCCTGGTGTGTGTTCCAGATTGCAGTGTTCATTTGTTGTGCCAACTGAATCAACTGTACGTCTCCTGCTAGTTTTCTACTTAACTTTTAAGTCTTGGGAAGAGTgttttccccccacctcccaacatgaactcacagaggatgcaggtcACAAGGTGGGCTTGcttcattcactctggaagttgAGTTGGGAAATTGAAGAGCAGCATGTTGATCTTcaagaagaccaactgctcaactctctaGGGGAGCAGGCGAATACAATGCAAATTGACAATGTTGCCTGCATGAGAAAAGACACTCTCGCTCTCCATACTCGTCAAGGAGGAGCTAGTTCTGagccgagagagagagaagtcCAGCAAGACCAcatccttcttggcccagtagctcagtggaTCGGTGGAAAGCAACTCAAAGGGACCGGACTATTGCCTCTGCCAAATCCTGGCTCACACGTCTCACATTCCCAGAGGGGAAGAGGGCACACCAGAGTATCTCCATCTCCTTGGACATCCTGGCACTGGCTGTGGGGGGAGCCTGCTGAGAAGGGACATCCCCTTTGCTGGCAGGAGGCCCCTCTTGTCCTGCCTATATCATACCTACAAAGGGAGGGCATCTCTCGTGCTGGTGAGGTGCTTGGCCTGTTCAGCGAAGGTGCCTTTGATGCACGGGTTGTACATGgacgccaacatgtatgactccctCTCAGTGAGAGGCTGCTACCGGGACTGGCCCTGCCTGATGCTgctcatcccacccccaccctgaagttcattgggttgccaccagtgtgcagtaagcgagaggtatgtATGCTGTGACTGAGGGCATGTCCAGATATCCAACGTGAAGCGCAGAGTTCTCCTAGCAGCACGAGACAACTTTGCCTTCATGTGTTCCCTTAAGCAAAACACAACCACCTTGAGTAACAATAAGTGACACAGTTCCTGTAATAATTTCTACAAATAAAGTACTCAGTACTATTCACATTTTGCAAATGCAATAACTTACAGTCTATTAAATTCTCTGCAAGGTATGCGGTGCATCCACCCACAACCTCAATGTTAATCACAGTgtaagaaatccagtacagaagTTCTTCAGATAAAGTCATCCACTATAAATTATGTCGATGTTTATACTTTTCAGGTTCCTCAAGCCAAAGGAGATGAAAGTCTCCAAAGCTAGTCCTCTGGTCCCCCAAGGGGGAAGGATATTTCAAGGTGCTAGAAGTCCTGACAGGATGCTAGCTTAAGTTATTCATGTTTCAGCTTTCCTTTCTCAAGGAGACTGCACATATTTCGTAATGGCTTCCCATTCATAGAAGGAAGTATGGAGGGAAATCTCTGAATGACATTGAATGAATATATACTGGCAAAGGAATTGCCAGTAGCTTTGGAGACTTCCATCTCATCTCCTTTGAAGAACTTCTGCATGTGAGCACTTTGAATTGATCTCTTAGAAGATACTTTGCTTGCCTCTGGACTGTATATTTTGGGTATACTTATtttgcactgttctgaattgcacTGTTCTGAATATTTATGATCGTAGCACTGTAACTTTAATTTTACTGGATTTCTTACACTGCAATTAACACTGAGGTTGTGGGTGGATGCGCCACATACCTTGCAGAGGATTTaatctgaattgcacaccccCAGTTGGAAGTTGCTTTCATTGAGGAATCCACAAGTTAGGTGGATGATCAACTGTGTCAGGTATTGAAAACCTACCGTAAGGgcagagcagccattttggttCAGGCATCAGTGGCTTTTTGCTCAGGAAACTGGCAAGAGAAGGTCCATGTCGGCCCAAGGGATCATCGGGAGGCATAAATCTAAAATAAAATTATCACAGTGAACTGAATAGACATTATCTtgttttctgaaatatatttaaGTTCATCATAAAGTTCCTTGGTGTAATTTTAATACATTATTCAGGCTATTTGTCAAACAGATTTTCAACACAGACACAACTCCTACCTTAGTGGGAAGAGAGCTGGATAAGCAGGGTTATATAATTAAGCACACAAATCATAACTGGAAAGGGTTTGGGATTGAGCAAAATTAGCAGTCTACAAATCTGTCAATTTGTGCTTTGGAAAACCATAGAACAAATGGTTTCAATGGCTGCATGAAGTAACTAATGGAAAGAATAGCTCAAAGGCATATATGTCCATTTTATAACCTATCTAGTCATCTGTCAGATAATACTCTGGCCAATCCCAGTTCTATCTCTAATCAGTGTGTAGTGTATTTGGCCAGAGAAGCAGCTGATGTATAATGGACAGCGCAATCCTGACACCCACCAGGCCACAGGCACTCACACACTCACATAACTGTGGCACCACTATTCCACCTGTAAGGACTTTGGTGGGAGAGCTGTGCCAGTGGGCAAGCCCAGCAAGGTACAGCAAGGTCACTGGTGAGAGCACCCACCCCACTGTTCCCCTGCCAACTCTGCCAGTATCTACCAATGGCTGTGCTGCCCACATGACAGGCATGGAAGCAgtgagcaaaagcacagccaATGCATGGGCTGCGATCCTCGTGGCCTGTCAACACCACCATCCCCCATCCCGCCCTGTTCTCCATGCTAAGGTGCAAGGGTGGCAGCTGGGATGGTGGCAGCCCGCCTGTGGAGCGAGGAGGGGACTGTAGCTTGTCAGAGGATGAGCTGTGCTCACCAACAGGGAGGCCTGCCAGCCACCTGGCCATGTCACTGGGGGAGATCCCAGGGCACACTGGCGGGATGGTAggggtgcctggtgggggagcaCAAGCTGCAGCTGCAATTGACCGTGCAAAGGTTGGATCTCCAGAAGAGATCCAAGATGAGATGATTGCAAATATTCTAGTATCTTACATATCATTGACGAAGGAATACATGAGCAGCCGCTGCTCAATGAACCATTTCCACTCAGGATTTTCATTCTGCAGGTCCCGAAAGTTGTCGTTGGAAACAATGACCCCATCTTGCTCATACGCCAGT is a genomic window of Eublepharis macularius isolate TG4126 chromosome 1, MPM_Emac_v1.0, whole genome shotgun sequence containing:
- the ZC3H12D gene encoding probable ribonuclease ZC3H12D isoform X2 — translated: MEAQQSKLEFFCKLGYSKEQVGKALQKLGREASENDLLQELIQMGSRTQEPEKWMQPFHSKSVAQGQGSCRGPSILLQSTEEASKPATDLRPIVIDGSNVAMSHGNKEVFSCMGIQLVVDWFKNRGHKYIKVFVPSWRKEPTRFDNPVTDQHILQKLAKQAILIYTPSRKMKGKRMVCYDDRYIVKLAYEQDGVIVSNDNFRDLQNENPEWKWFIEQRLLMYSFVNDIFMPPDDPLGRHGPSLASFLSKKPLMPEPKWLLCPYGKKCTYGNKCKFYHPERVNCDQISVADELRAQTKSYSLTQRSEKEKLRINPPPSKGRNTSSSVWPREDSVTGRKSSSAHNFEELHTNSPQWEDDIRNSASDWPSIHQGSWQHDSTALQEGQEKHTEAMLQQLSALSLSTQYSGNILGSPGKYEDMVDDQYKAHYLKHSAPLPCRSQCLDCPCLPRRNIQGLGVCQDENESGLRPLLQFCRMQTPGAMQPPQIPGFVRQGVKAQPERQHSSLTLSSNLFSDNMHGDMQHSGNLKSRSYDQFHWLDFSQFGGAKFYLCPSDTESEQNVTVNSFCGEQWHIQQAPCSSCLYKLCPLHTLMF
- the ZC3H12D gene encoding probable ribonuclease ZC3H12D isoform X1, which produces MRLKDEAPVASHGNKEVFSCMGIQLVVDWFKNRGHKYIKVFVPSWRKEPTRFDNPVTDQHILQKLAKQAILIYTPSRKMKGKRMVCYDDRYIVKLAYEQDGVIVSNDNFRDLQNENPEWKWFIEQRLLMYSFVNDIFMPPDDPLGRHGPSLASFLSKKPLMPEPKWLLCPYGKKCTYGNKCKFYHPERVNCDQISVADELRAQTKSYSLTQRSEKEKLRINPPPSKGRNTSSSVWPREDSVTGRKSSSAHNFEELHTNSPQWEDDIRNSASDWPSIHQGSWQHDSTALQEGQEKHTEAMLQQLSALSLSTQYSGNILGSPGKYEDMVDDQYKAHYLKHSAPLPCRSQCLDCPCLPRRNIQGLGVCQDENESGLRPLLQFCRMQTPGAMQPPQIPGFVRQGVKAQPERQHSSLTLSSNLFSDNMHGDMQHSGNLKSRSYDQFHWLDFSQFGGAKFYLCPSDTESEQNVTVNSFCGEQWHIQQAPCSSCLYKLCPLHTLMF